From the Caldalkalibacillus thermarum genome, one window contains:
- the purN gene encoding phosphoribosylglycinamide formyltransferase, producing the protein MGAKRVAVFASGNGSNFEAILANWQETGFEDGHVSLLVCNNPGAFVLTRAKEWKVPTFVCPSRHYPDKTAYELAILEVLQKHQIDFIVLAGYMRLLGPTLLAPYEGRIVNLHPSLLPAFPGKDAIGQALEHGVRISGITIHFVDEGMDTGPIIYQQAVALDPDETRQTLTAKIQQVEHQVYPEIVKACVTEQVVLEGGKVKWRKQPFNVR; encoded by the coding sequence ATGGGAGCTAAACGGGTGGCTGTGTTTGCCTCAGGCAACGGCTCCAATTTTGAAGCTATTCTGGCCAATTGGCAAGAGACAGGCTTTGAGGACGGGCATGTGTCACTTTTGGTGTGCAACAACCCCGGTGCTTTTGTGCTGACCAGGGCCAAAGAGTGGAAAGTGCCCACCTTTGTCTGTCCGTCCCGACACTATCCTGACAAAACCGCCTATGAGCTGGCCATACTGGAAGTGCTCCAAAAACATCAGATTGATTTTATTGTTTTGGCCGGCTACATGCGCCTGTTGGGCCCCACGCTGCTGGCCCCGTATGAAGGGCGGATTGTCAATCTCCATCCTTCTTTGCTCCCCGCTTTTCCAGGTAAAGATGCCATTGGCCAGGCCCTGGAACACGGGGTGCGCATCAGCGGCATTACCATTCATTTTGTCGATGAAGGCATGGATACCGGGCCTATCATTTATCAGCAGGCAGTGGCCCTTGATCCTGATGAAACGCGTCAAACATTAACGGCCAAAATACAGCAAGTGGAGCATCAAGTTTATCCGGAAATTGTGAAAGCCTGTGTAACTGAACAGGTGGTGCTGGAAGGAGGAAAGGTGAAATGGCGCAAACAACCATTCAACGTGCGTTGA
- the purB gene encoding adenylosuccinate lyase has protein sequence MIERYTREEMGRIWTEENKFKAWLEVEILACEAWAELGHIPKEDVQKIRDKARINVQRIKEIEEETRHDVVAFTRAVAETLGPESKWVHYGLTSTDVVDTALSYLLKQANAILRKDLEHFINVLKNKALEHKYTVMMGRTHGVHAEPTTFGLKMALWYAEMKRNLARFERAAEEVAVGKMSGAVGTFANIDPFVEQYVCDKLGLKPAPISTQTLQRDRHAHYLSVLALIATSLEKFAVEIRGLQKTETREVEEFFGRGQKGSSAMPHKRNPVGSENITGLARVMRGYMQSAYDNVPLWHERDISHSSVERIILPDATILLDYMLNRFARIVETLTVFPENMKRNMERTFGLIYSQRVLLTLINKGLKREEAYDLVQAKAMQAWETEQPFKALLEEEETIRQTLTQEELDEIFNPEYHLKHVDLIFKRVGLD, from the coding sequence ATGATTGAGCGTTACACCAGAGAAGAAATGGGACGTATTTGGACAGAAGAAAACAAATTTAAAGCTTGGCTGGAAGTGGAGATACTGGCTTGTGAAGCATGGGCCGAGCTGGGGCATATTCCAAAGGAAGATGTGCAAAAAATCCGCGACAAGGCCCGCATTAACGTCCAGCGGATCAAGGAGATTGAAGAAGAAACCCGTCATGATGTGGTTGCCTTTACCCGTGCCGTGGCTGAAACTTTAGGGCCGGAGTCCAAGTGGGTGCACTATGGGCTCACCTCTACCGATGTGGTGGATACGGCTTTGTCTTATTTGCTCAAACAGGCCAATGCCATTTTACGCAAGGACCTGGAGCATTTTATCAACGTGTTGAAGAACAAAGCTCTGGAACATAAATATACCGTCATGATGGGGCGCACCCACGGTGTCCATGCCGAGCCAACCACGTTCGGTTTGAAGATGGCCTTGTGGTATGCAGAGATGAAGCGCAACCTGGCCCGTTTTGAGCGGGCAGCGGAAGAAGTGGCTGTGGGCAAAATGTCCGGGGCGGTCGGGACCTTTGCCAACATTGATCCCTTTGTAGAGCAGTATGTATGTGACAAGCTGGGCCTCAAACCGGCTCCCATTTCCACCCAAACGTTGCAGCGGGACCGTCATGCCCACTACCTGAGCGTGCTGGCTCTGATTGCGACCTCTCTAGAAAAGTTTGCTGTGGAGATTCGCGGCCTGCAAAAGACAGAGACCCGGGAAGTGGAAGAGTTTTTTGGCCGGGGGCAAAAAGGGTCCTCCGCCATGCCCCATAAGCGCAATCCGGTTGGTTCGGAAAACATTACTGGCCTGGCCCGGGTGATGCGTGGTTATATGCAGTCCGCCTACGATAATGTGCCATTATGGCATGAGCGGGACATTTCCCATTCTTCAGTGGAGCGGATTATTTTACCTGACGCGACCATTTTGCTGGACTATATGCTAAACCGCTTTGCCCGTATTGTGGAAACGCTGACCGTCTTTCCGGAGAACATGAAACGCAATATGGAACGGACATTTGGCTTGATCTATTCCCAGCGGGTTTTACTGACCTTGATCAATAAAGGATTAAAGCGGGAAGAGGCCTATGATTTGGTGCAAGCCAAGGCTATGCAGGCCTGGGAGACAGAACAGCCGTTTAAAGCGTTGCTGGAAGAGGAAGAGACCATTCGCCAAACACTGACACAGGAAGAACTGGATGAGATTTTCAATCCGGAGTACCACCTCAAACATGTGGATTTGATCTTTAAGCGGGTTGGCCTCGATTAA
- the purC gene encoding phosphoribosylaminoimidazolesuccinocarboxamide synthase: protein MNQQGVHKEGLLYEGKAKKVYTTGDPKRLWVEYKDDATAFNGKKKGTIRGKGRLNNLISAALFTYLTRQGVANHFERLLSDHEQLVRQVSILPVEVVVRNMAAGSMAKRLGLEEGRKLSRPVVEFYYKKDELGDPLINEDHIDVLGLARPEQVGQMKSVALKVNRLLSRYFAERDLILVDFKLEFGLTAEGQLLLADEISPDTCRLWDSQTQEKLDKDRFRRDLGGVLEAYQEILNRVGGEQNV, encoded by the coding sequence GTGAACCAGCAAGGTGTCCACAAGGAAGGTCTGTTATACGAAGGGAAGGCCAAAAAGGTTTATACCACGGGTGACCCCAAGCGGTTATGGGTGGAATATAAGGATGATGCCACCGCTTTCAACGGGAAGAAGAAAGGGACGATAAGAGGCAAGGGCAGACTGAACAACCTGATCAGTGCGGCCCTGTTTACTTACCTGACCCGCCAAGGGGTAGCCAACCACTTTGAACGACTGTTATCAGACCATGAACAACTGGTGCGCCAAGTGTCCATCTTGCCAGTGGAAGTGGTGGTGCGCAACATGGCGGCAGGAAGCATGGCCAAGCGTCTGGGACTGGAGGAAGGGCGAAAGCTCTCCCGTCCCGTGGTGGAATTTTACTACAAGAAGGATGAACTGGGTGATCCCCTGATTAATGAAGATCATATTGATGTCCTGGGTCTGGCCCGGCCGGAGCAGGTGGGACAGATGAAAAGCGTGGCCCTGAAGGTAAACCGGCTGTTGAGCCGTTATTTTGCCGAACGAGACCTTATTCTGGTCGATTTCAAACTGGAATTTGGCCTGACCGCTGAAGGCCAGCTTTTACTGGCCGATGAAATTTCACCGGACACGTGCCGCTTGTGGGACAGCCAGACCCAAGAGAAACTGGATAAAGATCGTTTTCGCCGTGATTTGGGCGGGGTGTTGGAGGCCTATCAAGAAATTTTGAACAGAGTTGGGGGAGAGCAAAATGTATAG
- the purM gene encoding phosphoribosylformylglycinamidine cyclo-ligase, with protein MSKAYREAGVDLQAGYEAVERIKRHVERTRRPGVLGSLGGFGGLFELPWERYQQPVLVSGTDGVGTKLKLAFELERHDTVGIDLVAMCVNDIVVQGAEPLFFLDYLASGRLDPSQVAAVVKGIADGCLQAGCALIGGETAEMPGFYPPGEYDLAGFSVGIVEKEQLITGQRITPGDMLIGLPSSGVHSNGFSLVRKMMSQTGLKLTTVVDSVDSGRTIGEVLLTPTRIYVQPVLALLKQFTIKGMAHITGGGMIENIPRMLPPACAAVIEKGSWPVLPVFRWLQEAGQLTEEDMFNTFNMGIGLVLAVSPEETEDVLKTLKDMGEEAYVIGRIITGRQEVYIGGGHHGS; from the coding sequence ATGAGCAAAGCTTACCGGGAAGCTGGAGTTGATCTTCAAGCAGGCTATGAAGCAGTCGAGCGGATCAAACGGCATGTGGAGAGGACCAGGCGCCCAGGCGTGTTGGGCAGCCTGGGAGGTTTTGGCGGCCTGTTTGAACTGCCCTGGGAGCGGTATCAACAACCGGTGCTGGTGTCCGGGACAGACGGTGTGGGCACCAAGCTGAAGCTGGCCTTTGAGCTTGAGCGGCATGATACAGTGGGCATTGACCTGGTGGCCATGTGTGTCAATGATATCGTTGTGCAGGGTGCTGAACCCCTGTTTTTCCTGGATTACTTGGCCAGTGGACGCCTTGACCCGTCCCAGGTGGCAGCGGTCGTCAAGGGGATAGCGGATGGGTGTTTACAGGCCGGCTGTGCGCTAATTGGCGGAGAGACGGCTGAAATGCCTGGTTTTTACCCCCCAGGAGAGTATGACCTGGCAGGGTTTAGCGTGGGGATCGTAGAAAAAGAACAATTAATTACCGGCCAGCGCATCACTCCTGGTGACATGTTGATCGGTCTTCCGTCCAGCGGGGTGCACTCTAACGGGTTTTCCCTGGTGCGGAAAATGATGTCCCAAACAGGGCTGAAGTTAACGACGGTGGTGGACAGCGTCGATTCAGGACGCACCATAGGCGAGGTCCTGCTTACCCCGACGCGCATTTATGTCCAGCCGGTCTTGGCCTTGCTCAAACAGTTTACCATAAAAGGCATGGCCCACATCACCGGCGGGGGCATGATTGAAAATATTCCGCGCATGCTCCCTCCGGCGTGCGCTGCCGTCATTGAAAAGGGCAGCTGGCCTGTGTTGCCTGTGTTTCGCTGGTTGCAAGAGGCCGGTCAGCTGACGGAAGAAGATATGTTCAACACCTTTAACATGGGCATCGGGTTGGTACTGGCTGTTTCGCCAGAAGAAACGGAAGACGTGCTGAAAACATTGAAGGATATGGGAGAAGAGGCTTATGTGATCGGCCGCATCATAACCGGGAGACAAGAGGTTTATATTGGAGGCGGTCACCATGGGAGCTAA
- the purF gene encoding amidophosphoribosyltransferase → MCYDDLMLDKLNEECGVFGIYGHAHAPELAYYGLHALQHRGQESAGIVVSDGRKLLHHKGMGLVTDVFSNDRLSQLQGDRAIGHVRYTTSGDSRIENAQPLVFNYRSDIMALAHNGNLVNAGQIKRYLERQGSIFQTTSDTEVIAHLIARSAYDEIELAVKEALSMIKGAYALLLMTKDKLLAALDPNGLRPLSLGTLGDGYVLSSETCAFDVIGAAYLREVEPGELLVIDQNGLRTERLTNQTQRTICSFEYIYFARPDSNIDGINVHLCRKQLGKKLAEEAPVEADVVTGVPDSSISAAIGYAEATGIPYELGLIKNRYVGRTFIQPTQALRAQGVRMKLSAVRKVVEGKRVVMIDDSIVRGTTSSRIVNMLREAGATEVHVRISSPPVIHPCYYGIDTSSREELIAAKHPVEEIREVIGADSLAFLSIEGMLEAIGRSDAVPNRGHCLACFTGRYPTEIYTDEHETVLKS, encoded by the coding sequence ATGTGTTATGACGATTTGATGCTGGATAAATTGAATGAAGAATGCGGCGTGTTTGGCATCTACGGACATGCCCATGCCCCGGAACTCGCCTATTACGGTTTGCACGCCCTGCAACACCGGGGGCAGGAAAGTGCAGGTATCGTTGTTTCCGACGGACGCAAATTGCTGCATCACAAGGGGATGGGACTGGTCACGGATGTGTTTTCCAATGACCGCTTAAGCCAGTTGCAAGGCGACCGGGCCATTGGCCATGTGCGCTATACGACTTCCGGTGACAGCCGCATAGAAAACGCCCAGCCCCTTGTGTTCAATTACCGGTCAGACATCATGGCGCTGGCCCATAACGGCAATTTGGTTAATGCCGGTCAGATCAAGCGTTACCTGGAACGGCAGGGCTCCATTTTCCAAACGACAAGCGATACGGAAGTGATTGCCCATCTGATCGCCCGCTCTGCGTATGACGAAATTGAACTGGCTGTCAAGGAAGCTTTAAGCATGATCAAAGGGGCTTATGCCCTCTTGCTCATGACCAAAGACAAACTGTTGGCTGCGCTGGATCCCAACGGCTTGCGCCCCTTGTCTTTAGGGACATTGGGTGACGGTTATGTCCTGTCTTCAGAAACGTGTGCCTTTGACGTGATTGGTGCTGCGTACCTGCGTGAGGTGGAACCCGGTGAACTGCTTGTAATTGATCAGAACGGTCTGCGTACAGAAAGGTTGACCAACCAAACGCAGCGGACCATCTGCAGTTTTGAATATATCTATTTTGCCCGTCCGGACAGCAACATTGACGGCATTAACGTCCACTTGTGCCGCAAGCAGTTGGGCAAAAAACTGGCTGAAGAGGCACCAGTGGAAGCTGATGTGGTGACAGGAGTGCCCGATTCCAGCATCTCGGCTGCTATCGGTTATGCGGAAGCGACAGGGATTCCCTATGAACTGGGCTTGATTAAAAACCGCTATGTGGGGAGAACGTTTATTCAGCCCACGCAGGCGCTCAGGGCCCAAGGCGTGCGCATGAAGCTGAGTGCCGTGCGCAAAGTGGTGGAAGGAAAGCGGGTGGTCATGATTGATGATTCCATTGTACGGGGCACCACCTCCAGCCGCATCGTCAACATGCTGCGGGAAGCTGGCGCCACGGAGGTGCATGTGCGCATCAGTTCTCCGCCGGTCATTCACCCTTGTTATTACGGCATTGATACCTCTTCCCGGGAAGAGTTGATTGCGGCCAAACACCCGGTGGAGGAAATCCGGGAAGTGATCGGTGCCGATTCCCTGGCCTTTTTAAGCATTGAAGGCATGCTGGAGGCCATTGGCCGCTCTGATGCAGTGCCCAACCGGGGCCATTGTTTGGCTTGTTTTACAGGACGGTATCCAACGGAAATCTATACGGACGAGCACGAGACGGTGTTAAAATCATGA
- the purK gene encoding 5-(carboxyamino)imidazole ribonucleotide synthase produces MSEQHTISPVTQSKVIRPPAVIGILGGGQLGRMLALSAREMGYHVVTLDPTANSPCGQVADKQIVAPFDSIEGARQLARDADVLTYEFENISARVAHELERDSYLPQGYRLLHSTQNRLREKAAIESAGVAVAPYVPVRSADDLYAGLDRLGYPALLKTAEGGYDGKGQFVLRTEQDMAKAERQVRISEREWVLEQFVPFVKELSVIVARNPQGELRTFPVAENIHRENILHLSIAPARVSKKIKQEAAAIAVKLAEAFQLVGLLAIELFLLEDGRLLVNELAPRPHNSGHYTQQACPTSQFEQHVRAVCNLPLGDTKLLQPTVMVNILGEHLAPVLEALPRLDPAFKLHLYGKKEVTPKRKMGHLNVSADDLEQALAKIKGLKIWNMEGIS; encoded by the coding sequence ATGAGTGAGCAGCACACCATCTCGCCAGTCACACAATCCAAAGTGATCAGGCCTCCAGCCGTGATCGGGATTTTAGGCGGCGGTCAGCTGGGGCGCATGCTGGCCTTAAGTGCCAGGGAGATGGGCTATCATGTGGTGACTTTGGATCCCACGGCAAACAGCCCCTGCGGCCAGGTGGCAGATAAGCAAATCGTTGCTCCTTTTGACAGCATTGAAGGAGCCCGGCAGCTGGCCCGTGATGCGGATGTGCTGACTTATGAATTTGAAAATATCTCTGCCCGTGTGGCCCATGAGTTGGAGAGGGACAGTTATTTGCCCCAGGGTTACCGCCTGCTCCACTCGACGCAGAACAGGCTGAGGGAGAAAGCGGCCATTGAATCAGCCGGTGTGGCTGTTGCCCCTTATGTACCAGTCCGTTCGGCGGATGATCTGTATGCCGGGCTGGACCGGTTGGGGTATCCGGCCCTGTTAAAAACGGCAGAAGGGGGCTATGATGGCAAAGGGCAGTTTGTCCTGCGCACGGAGCAAGACATGGCTAAGGCCGAACGACAGGTGAGGATCTCAGAGCGGGAGTGGGTGCTGGAGCAATTCGTGCCTTTTGTCAAGGAGTTGTCCGTCATTGTGGCCCGCAATCCCCAAGGGGAGTTGAGGACGTTTCCTGTGGCCGAAAATATTCATCGGGAAAATATCTTGCACTTAAGTATTGCTCCGGCCAGGGTCAGCAAAAAAATCAAGCAGGAAGCGGCAGCCATCGCCGTGAAGTTGGCGGAGGCTTTCCAGCTGGTTGGCCTGTTGGCCATTGAGCTTTTTTTGCTGGAGGATGGGCGCTTGCTGGTTAACGAATTGGCTCCCCGGCCCCATAACTCAGGCCATTATACCCAACAGGCTTGTCCCACCTCTCAGTTTGAACAGCATGTGCGGGCGGTGTGCAATCTCCCTCTGGGGGATACCAAACTCCTTCAGCCAACGGTGATGGTTAATATTCTGGGGGAACATCTTGCTCCTGTTTTAGAGGCCCTGCCCAGGCTGGATCCGGCATTTAAACTGCATCTGTACGGCAAGAAAGAGGTCACGCCGAAACGCAAGATGGGCCATCTCAACGTCAGCGCTGATGATCTTGAACAAGCGCTGGCCAAAATTAAAGGTTTGAAGATCTGGAACATGGAGGGAATATCATGA
- the purL gene encoding phosphoribosylformylglycinamidine synthase subunit PurL — protein sequence MSPFENTKTKSLEPAPEQIEQERLYAEMGLTDEEYQRIKKILNRRPNYTETGLFSVMWSEHCSYKHSKPVLKKFPTTGKHVLQGPGEGAGIVDIGDGQAVVFKMESHNHPSAIEPYQGAATGVGGIIRDVFSMGARPIALLNALRFGELSSPRVKYLFEQVVAGIADYGNCVGIPTVGGDVYFDASYEGNPLVNAMCVGLINHEQIHKGVAKGIGNLVMYVGASTGRDGIHGATFASEELSEDAEAKRPSVQVGDPFMEKLVLEACLELITSGLVVGIQDMGAAGLTSSSAEMASKAGTGIELNLDLVPQREPGMSAYEMMLSESQERMLLVVEPDREQEVKAICAKWGVHCAVVGRVTADRRLRVLHQGEVKADVPVDSLASDAPVYHVPSQMPEYYRRFQAMEPDQIEVEDYTETLHRLLASPTIASKEWVYSQYDHMVRTNTVVSPGSDAAVVRIRGTNKALALTTDCNSRYIYLDPKVGGAIAVAEAARNIVCSGGKPLALTDCLNFGNPEDPEIFWQLEQAVEGMSEACRKLDTPVVSGNVSLYNESGGQAIYPTPMVGMVGLVENLGHITTQGFKQEGDAIVLLGETRAEFGGSELQKLVRGKISGRPPHLDLDQEQAVQQVVLDAIRQGWLSSAHDLSEGGLAVAVTESCLSGKQGAELFIDTKLTPTAMLFAESQSRILVSLPEDHVQPLLKMATQRSVKAQVIGRVTGHPKLAVTINGEPVISAALDDLAQSWKESIPCVMTI from the coding sequence ATGTCACCGTTTGAAAACACTAAGACCAAAAGTTTGGAACCTGCTCCCGAGCAGATTGAGCAGGAACGCCTTTATGCGGAGATGGGACTGACCGATGAGGAGTATCAACGGATCAAGAAGATTCTGAACCGGCGGCCCAACTATACAGAAACCGGTTTGTTCAGTGTCATGTGGTCGGAACACTGCAGCTACAAACACTCCAAGCCGGTGCTGAAGAAGTTTCCCACCACCGGGAAGCATGTGCTGCAAGGGCCCGGAGAAGGTGCAGGCATTGTGGACATTGGCGACGGGCAAGCCGTTGTGTTCAAGATGGAATCCCACAATCATCCCTCGGCCATTGAACCTTACCAGGGGGCAGCGACGGGGGTAGGCGGCATTATTCGCGATGTGTTTTCCATGGGTGCCCGCCCTATCGCCCTCTTAAATGCGCTCCGTTTTGGCGAGCTGTCCTCACCGCGGGTGAAATATCTGTTTGAACAAGTGGTGGCCGGCATTGCCGATTACGGCAACTGTGTGGGCATTCCGACAGTGGGCGGTGACGTCTACTTTGACGCCAGTTATGAAGGCAACCCGTTAGTGAATGCCATGTGTGTCGGGTTGATCAACCATGAACAGATTCACAAAGGGGTGGCCAAAGGGATCGGCAATCTGGTCATGTACGTGGGGGCCAGCACCGGCCGGGATGGGATTCACGGGGCCACCTTTGCCTCAGAAGAACTGAGCGAGGATGCGGAAGCGAAGCGGCCTTCCGTGCAAGTGGGTGATCCGTTTATGGAGAAGCTGGTCTTGGAAGCCTGCCTGGAGCTGATCACATCCGGTTTGGTGGTGGGCATTCAGGACATGGGTGCGGCCGGCCTTACCTCTTCCAGTGCGGAGATGGCCTCTAAGGCAGGAACCGGTATCGAGTTAAATCTGGATCTTGTGCCCCAGCGGGAACCTGGTATGAGCGCCTATGAAATGATGCTCTCCGAATCACAGGAACGCATGCTGCTCGTGGTGGAGCCGGACCGTGAACAGGAGGTTAAGGCCATTTGTGCCAAATGGGGGGTTCATTGTGCTGTCGTGGGCCGTGTCACCGCTGACCGCCGTTTGCGGGTGCTCCACCAAGGGGAAGTGAAAGCAGATGTTCCGGTCGACAGTTTAGCCAGCGACGCTCCGGTTTACCATGTCCCCTCCCAGATGCCTGAGTATTATCGGCGGTTTCAAGCAATGGAGCCGGACCAGATTGAGGTTGAGGATTATACCGAAACCTTGCACCGGCTGCTTGCTTCTCCCACCATTGCCAGCAAGGAATGGGTGTACAGCCAGTATGATCATATGGTCCGTACCAACACGGTGGTCAGTCCAGGTTCTGATGCAGCGGTCGTGCGCATTCGGGGCACAAACAAAGCACTGGCGCTTACGACCGATTGCAACTCCCGTTACATCTACCTGGACCCCAAAGTGGGCGGCGCTATTGCGGTGGCCGAAGCGGCCCGCAACATTGTCTGTTCCGGCGGGAAACCGCTCGCTTTAACCGATTGTCTCAATTTTGGCAATCCGGAAGATCCGGAAATCTTCTGGCAGCTGGAGCAGGCTGTCGAGGGGATGAGTGAAGCCTGCCGCAAGCTGGACACACCTGTCGTTTCTGGCAATGTCAGCTTGTACAATGAATCGGGCGGCCAGGCCATCTACCCAACGCCCATGGTCGGTATGGTCGGGCTTGTTGAGAATCTGGGACATATCACCACCCAAGGCTTTAAACAGGAAGGGGATGCCATCGTCCTCTTGGGTGAAACCAGAGCTGAGTTTGGAGGCAGTGAACTGCAGAAATTGGTCAGAGGCAAGATCAGCGGCCGTCCGCCGCACCTTGATCTTGATCAGGAGCAGGCAGTGCAGCAGGTAGTCCTGGACGCCATTCGCCAAGGCTGGCTCTCCTCTGCCCATGATCTGTCTGAAGGCGGCCTGGCGGTGGCTGTCACTGAATCGTGTTTGAGCGGAAAGCAGGGGGCAGAGCTGTTCATTGACACAAAATTAACCCCCACGGCAATGTTATTTGCCGAATCCCAGTCCCGCATATTGGTCAGCCTGCCGGAGGACCATGTTCAACCGTTGTTGAAAATGGCAACCCAACGCAGCGTTAAAGCCCAGGTGATTGGCCGTGTCACCGGACATCCCAAATTGGCCGTCACCATTAACGGCGAGCCGGTCATTTCCGCTGCTCTGGATGATTTGGCTCAGTCATGGAAGGAGTCTATCCCATGTGTTATGACGATTTGA
- the purS gene encoding phosphoribosylformylglycinamidine synthase subunit PurS has protein sequence MYRFKIFVILKKGVLDPQGQAVKKSLHALGYQEVQEVKVGKYMEVDLEAESVDVARERVKHMCDKLLANPVIEEYRIEQAEFEPVEG, from the coding sequence ATGTATAGATTTAAAATTTTTGTCATCTTGAAAAAAGGGGTCTTGGATCCCCAGGGGCAAGCGGTCAAGAAGTCGTTGCACGCCTTAGGCTACCAAGAGGTGCAAGAGGTGAAGGTTGGCAAATATATGGAAGTGGATCTGGAAGCAGAAAGTGTTGATGTGGCCCGGGAGCGGGTTAAGCACATGTGTGACAAACTGCTGGCCAACCCGGTGATCGAAGAGTACCGCATTGAACAGGCAGAATTTGAGCCGGTGGAGGGATAA
- the purE gene encoding 5-(carboxyamino)imidazole ribonucleotide mutase: MDRPLVGVIMGSTSDWETMREACMILEELEIAYEKRVVSAHRTPDEMFRYAEQAQDRGLEVIIAGAGGAAHLPGMIASKTELPVIGVPVKTSTLNGLDSLLSIVQMPGGVPVATVAIGKAGARNSALLAAGILGIKYPSIQAKLKERREAIRQQVLAEADLAQYE; encoded by the coding sequence ATGGACAGACCACTCGTGGGGGTTATCATGGGCAGCACGTCCGATTGGGAAACCATGAGGGAAGCCTGCATGATTTTGGAAGAGCTGGAGATTGCATATGAAAAGCGGGTGGTTTCCGCCCATCGTACGCCAGATGAGATGTTTCGTTATGCTGAGCAAGCGCAGGACCGGGGATTGGAAGTGATTATTGCTGGTGCCGGCGGGGCGGCCCATTTACCAGGCATGATTGCCTCCAAAACCGAGTTGCCGGTGATCGGGGTTCCGGTGAAAACATCAACGCTGAACGGCCTTGATTCTCTTTTGTCCATCGTGCAAATGCCGGGTGGCGTGCCGGTAGCCACCGTGGCCATCGGCAAAGCCGGAGCCAGAAACAGCGCCTTGCTTGCTGCCGGAATTCTGGGGATTAAATATCCGTCCATTCAAGCCAAGCTAAAGGAGAGACGAGAGGCTATTCGCCAGCAGGTGCTGGCCGAAGCGGACCTCGCCCAGTATGAGTGA
- the purQ gene encoding phosphoribosylformylglycinamidine synthase subunit PurQ, which translates to MKFAVIVFPGSNCDVDMYHAVRDILEEEVEYVWHTETDLSAYDALLLPGGFSYGDYLRGGAIARFAPVMEAVKEAAERGTFVLGVCNGFQILLEAGLLPGAMRRNNSLKFRCFHTPLEVVNTDTPFTSHYMEGEVIFIPIAHGEGNYYCDPATLAELEQNRQIVFRYKENPNGSVGDIAGIINKAGNVLGMMPHPERAVEDLLGSRDGLRLFTSILQAWRGSHVTV; encoded by the coding sequence ATGAAGTTTGCGGTCATTGTTTTTCCAGGCTCCAATTGTGACGTGGATATGTACCATGCGGTGAGGGACATCCTGGAGGAAGAAGTCGAGTACGTCTGGCATACAGAGACTGATTTATCCGCCTATGATGCCCTCCTGCTCCCCGGGGGCTTCTCCTATGGCGATTATTTGCGGGGAGGGGCAATTGCCCGCTTTGCGCCGGTGATGGAAGCAGTCAAGGAAGCAGCAGAGCGGGGGACTTTTGTGTTGGGGGTGTGCAATGGATTTCAGATTTTGCTGGAAGCCGGCCTTTTGCCAGGGGCGATGAGGCGTAACAACAGTCTTAAATTTCGTTGTTTTCATACCCCTTTGGAAGTGGTTAATACAGATACACCGTTTACCTCCCATTACATGGAGGGGGAAGTGATCTTTATTCCCATTGCCCATGGTGAGGGCAATTACTATTGTGATCCAGCTACCTTGGCCGAACTTGAACAAAACCGCCAAATCGTCTTCCGCTACAAAGAGAATCCCAACGGATCGGTGGGCGACATTGCGGGGATTATCAACAAAGCAGGCAATGTGCTGGGCATGATGCCCCATCCCGAGCGGGCGGTTGAGGATTTGCTCGGCTCAAGGGACGGTTTGCGTCTGTTTACATCCATTTTACAGGCCTGGAGGGGAAGCCATGTCACCGTTTGA